A single window of Ferrimonas balearica DSM 9799 DNA harbors:
- a CDS encoding uroporphyrinogen-III synthase yields the protein MHLLLTRPDGRIGPLADKLAALGVRTTRAPMVTLVDNPDAGPSPLDTVDGAFFVSPTAVDCAHQRLQGKWPDIAYFAVGGGTAAALRRYGVEPICPPPGEETTEGVLALPDWQYLTGKRMAIVRGVGGREVMAATLRADGFDVQFWELYRRQRPEWPAQTVQSWRQNGVDVILATSGEILANLFAVTPLSDHDWLRNCLWLVPVERVAELAQQRGCQRIQVMGGAGDDAIVRCLGSMNHYGEDPEGSAGSPGPS from the coding sequence ATGCACCTGTTGCTGACCCGTCCCGACGGGCGCATCGGACCGCTGGCGGACAAGCTGGCGGCCTTGGGAGTGCGCACCACGCGCGCTCCCATGGTGACCCTGGTGGATAACCCCGACGCAGGCCCCAGCCCGCTGGATACGGTGGACGGGGCTTTTTTTGTGTCCCCGACTGCGGTGGATTGCGCTCATCAACGCTTGCAGGGCAAGTGGCCGGACATCGCCTACTTCGCGGTAGGGGGCGGCACCGCCGCAGCCTTGCGGCGCTATGGTGTTGAACCGATCTGCCCACCGCCCGGTGAAGAGACCACCGAAGGGGTACTGGCGTTGCCGGACTGGCAATACCTGACCGGCAAGCGTATGGCGATTGTACGAGGGGTTGGCGGGCGTGAAGTGATGGCCGCCACCCTGCGGGCGGACGGTTTTGACGTACAATTCTGGGAACTTTACCGTCGCCAACGTCCTGAATGGCCAGCACAAACGGTGCAAAGCTGGCGCCAAAACGGGGTAGACGTCATACTGGCTACCAGCGGCGAAATCCTTGCAAACCTCTTTGCAGTAACGCCTTTATCTGACCACGACTGGCTGCGCAATTGCTTGTGGCTGGTGCCTGTGGAGCGAGTTGCTGAACTGGCGCAACAGCGCGGTTGTCAGCGCATTCAGGTAATGGGCGGAGCGGGGGATGACGCCATTGTCCGCTGCCTAGGAAGTATGAATCACTATGGAGAAGACCCCGAAGGATCCGCAGGATCCCCAGGCCCGTCCTGA
- the hemC gene encoding hydroxymethylbilane synthase produces the protein MARKEIRIATRKSPLALWQAEFVKAELEKAHPGLTVTLLKMSTKGDRILDTPLAKVGGKGLFVKELEVAMLNGEADIAVHSMKDVPVEFPEGLGLAVICDREDPRDAFVSNTYKNLDDLPHGAIVGSSSLRRQCQLRAMRPDLDVRDLRGNVGTRLSKLDAGEYDAIILAAAGLKRLELEERITAFIEPEQSLPANGQGAVGIECRLDDAELLALIGVLNHAPTHARVIAERAMNTHLEGGCQVPIGAYSVIEGDTLWLRGLVGDPDGSKIIQDELRGPVADAQKLGIELAERLLAQGAGEILKRVYGDA, from the coding sequence ATGGCCCGTAAAGAGATCCGTATCGCAACCCGGAAGAGTCCGCTGGCCTTATGGCAGGCCGAGTTCGTTAAGGCCGAGCTGGAAAAGGCCCATCCGGGACTGACCGTTACTCTGCTGAAGATGTCCACCAAAGGGGATCGGATCCTGGACACGCCGCTGGCCAAAGTGGGCGGTAAGGGCCTGTTCGTTAAGGAACTGGAAGTGGCCATGCTGAACGGCGAAGCCGATATCGCCGTCCACTCCATGAAAGACGTGCCGGTGGAGTTCCCGGAAGGTCTGGGTCTGGCCGTCATCTGTGACCGTGAAGACCCGCGTGACGCTTTCGTCTCCAACACCTACAAGAACCTGGATGACCTGCCGCACGGCGCCATCGTGGGCTCCTCCTCTCTGCGTCGCCAGTGCCAGCTGCGCGCCATGCGCCCTGACTTGGACGTGCGCGACCTGCGTGGCAACGTGGGCACCCGCCTGTCCAAGCTGGATGCCGGCGAGTACGACGCCATTATCCTGGCTGCTGCGGGCCTTAAGCGTCTGGAGCTGGAAGAGCGCATCACCGCCTTTATTGAGCCGGAGCAGTCACTGCCGGCCAACGGCCAGGGTGCCGTGGGCATCGAGTGTCGTCTCGACGACGCCGAGCTGCTGGCGCTGATCGGTGTGCTGAACCACGCCCCGACCCACGCCCGTGTTATCGCGGAACGCGCCATGAACACCCACCTGGAAGGCGGTTGTCAGGTGCCGATCGGCGCGTACTCCGTGATCGAAGGTGACACCCTGTGGCTGCGTGGCCTGGTGGGTGACCCGGATGGCAGCAAGATCATCCAGGACGAACTGCGTGGTCCGGTCGCGGACGCTCAGAAACTGGGTATCGAACTGGCTGAGCGCCTGCTGGCTCAGGGTGCTGGTGAGATCCTGAAACGGGTGTACGGAGACGCCTGA
- a CDS encoding adenylate cyclase has product MRDLQSDIALSETLNQHRLTLAQQQLGQDRLAAFFQLPWLLHLNQPQLPGYQPDAPSGFPQAPLLPCPKAWQHYAPGAPELLGLYTMGSTGTFGQGPESDLDCWLVHPLGLSESAREALARKCEALERHFAASGLELHLYLISPDMLEQGQPDQLSAEHSGSAQNWLLLEEFYRTQIRLAGHALAWWPGAPQNHPDLLSLGQLSHLPASEFFGAALWQLFKGLDKPHKAGLKVLLLEAYVADYPDQRILRDQLWYRLRAGHSMVVLDPYLMLYQRVSDYLERESDRRRLTMVQRSFYLKCALPLSDPNSTKDWRYPTLSALTKQWRWTRELILSLDQARHWHAGQLRWCNERLDQLMLASYQRLTGFAARQRFRSRLRFDELGILTRKLYTKFEAEPAKVPLLNPLWSGDLEEEALTLVAVRDNPHHAKGWYLYRRPPQDNQLFGESPLYHADSRLACMAWALNNGLIGENTRIYCHQGGQSWHSRKLSDLCQRLRHVIVPPQQPTMEALQAPWRYTRVVVLCNVEQDPTLHWHGQSLMMDLQGAPVFATGRPKRNLVGSLTLLTENSWGERHCYRFEEEEGLLKLLAQLLSGLDRANGPLAIEVFCAAKRLRSQIEDAMVQLLDRVQRLYCQTTMERTQVWPLAIGHRQYGLFIDPRGLRWQRLDKGAALLGQLRRHGVVELPKPDLGDDPYAGAPAILGHYARKGLVQIFVRERPSGMDIYLLDEHNELKRLKSDSQGLDSLVDEFSHLYAFRRSNQRATFGAGGCFNLPQFYRLSRDDDGELMVEPLAI; this is encoded by the coding sequence TTGCGAGATCTGCAGTCCGACATCGCGCTAAGCGAAACGCTTAATCAACACCGCCTGACCCTGGCCCAGCAACAGCTGGGCCAGGATCGCTTGGCGGCGTTTTTTCAGCTGCCGTGGCTGCTGCATCTCAACCAGCCCCAACTTCCCGGTTATCAGCCGGATGCCCCCAGTGGCTTCCCGCAGGCGCCCCTGCTGCCCTGCCCCAAAGCGTGGCAGCACTACGCCCCCGGCGCCCCGGAGTTGCTGGGCCTCTACACCATGGGCAGCACCGGCACCTTTGGCCAGGGGCCGGAGTCGGATCTCGACTGCTGGCTGGTGCATCCCCTCGGCCTGAGCGAGTCTGCCCGCGAAGCGCTGGCGCGCAAATGCGAAGCGCTGGAGCGCCACTTCGCCGCCAGCGGCCTGGAGCTCCACCTCTACCTGATCAGCCCCGACATGCTGGAGCAGGGCCAACCGGACCAGTTGTCGGCGGAGCACAGCGGTTCGGCACAAAACTGGCTGCTGCTGGAGGAGTTCTACCGTACCCAGATCCGACTGGCGGGCCACGCGCTGGCGTGGTGGCCGGGGGCGCCCCAGAACCACCCGGACCTGCTCAGTCTGGGCCAACTCAGCCATCTGCCCGCGTCGGAGTTCTTCGGCGCCGCGCTCTGGCAGCTGTTCAAGGGCCTCGACAAGCCCCACAAAGCCGGCCTGAAGGTGCTGCTGCTGGAAGCCTATGTGGCCGACTACCCGGACCAGCGCATCCTGCGCGATCAGCTCTGGTACCGCTTGCGGGCGGGCCACTCGATGGTGGTTCTGGACCCCTACCTGATGCTGTACCAGCGGGTCAGCGACTACCTGGAGCGGGAGAGTGACCGACGCCGCCTGACCATGGTGCAGCGCAGTTTCTACCTGAAGTGCGCGCTGCCCCTGAGCGATCCCAACAGCACCAAGGATTGGCGCTACCCGACACTCAGCGCCCTGACCAAGCAGTGGCGCTGGACCCGTGAGCTGATCCTCAGCCTGGACCAGGCCCGCCATTGGCACGCCGGCCAGCTGCGCTGGTGCAATGAGCGTCTCGACCAACTGATGCTGGCCAGCTACCAGCGCCTGACCGGTTTTGCCGCCCGCCAACGCTTCCGCAGCCGGCTCAGGTTTGATGAACTGGGGATCCTCACCCGTAAGCTCTACACCAAGTTCGAGGCCGAACCCGCCAAAGTGCCGCTGCTGAACCCGCTGTGGAGTGGCGATCTTGAGGAGGAGGCCCTGACCCTGGTGGCGGTGCGCGACAATCCCCACCACGCCAAGGGCTGGTACCTCTATCGCCGCCCTCCGCAGGACAACCAGCTGTTTGGTGAGAGTCCGCTGTACCATGCAGACTCCCGACTGGCCTGCATGGCCTGGGCCCTGAACAACGGCCTGATCGGCGAAAACACCCGCATCTACTGCCATCAGGGCGGACAAAGCTGGCACAGCCGCAAACTGTCCGATCTGTGCCAACGCCTGCGCCACGTTATCGTGCCGCCGCAGCAACCCACCATGGAGGCATTGCAGGCGCCCTGGCGGTACACCCGGGTGGTGGTGCTGTGCAACGTGGAGCAGGACCCGACACTCCACTGGCATGGCCAGAGCCTGATGATGGACCTGCAGGGTGCCCCGGTATTCGCCACCGGCCGGCCCAAGCGCAACCTGGTGGGCAGCCTGACCCTGCTGACCGAGAACTCCTGGGGGGAGCGTCACTGCTACCGCTTCGAGGAGGAGGAGGGGCTGCTGAAGCTGTTGGCCCAGCTGCTCAGCGGACTGGACCGCGCCAACGGGCCGCTGGCCATCGAGGTGTTCTGTGCCGCCAAGCGGCTGCGCAGCCAGATTGAAGACGCCATGGTGCAGTTGCTGGACCGGGTTCAGCGGCTCTACTGCCAAACCACCATGGAGCGCACTCAGGTCTGGCCGCTGGCCATTGGTCATCGCCAATATGGCCTGTTTATCGACCCCCGTGGCCTGCGCTGGCAGCGTCTCGACAAGGGCGCCGCGCTGTTGGGGCAACTGCGTCGCCACGGTGTGGTGGAGCTGCCCAAGCCTGACCTGGGGGATGACCCCTACGCCGGTGCACCGGCCATCCTGGGTCACTATGCCCGTAAGGGACTGGTTCAGATCTTCGTGCGTGAGCGCCCCTCCGGTATGGACATCTACCTGCTGGATGAACACAACGAACTGAAGCGGCTGAAGAGTGACAGCCAGGGATTGGACAGCCTGGTGGATGAGTTCAGCCACCTCTACGCCTTCCGACGAAGTAACCAGCGCGCCACCTTCGGGGCCGGGGGTTGCTTTAACCTGCCCCAGTTCTACCGCCTGAGTCGGGACGACGACGGCGAGCTGATGGTCGAACCCCTGGCGATCTGA
- a CDS encoding DUF3429 domain-containing protein, whose product MHPHAHWLGIAGLTPFWGLPLLAGLDLITADSARYGLIAYSAVILSFLGGIHWYAGVIAQSRPTQTYVAMLPSIVAWLALVLLPTGLALLVLPVAFVALLLYDFRTLNPPPGYWNLRGVLTAVAVLCHGWAALLH is encoded by the coding sequence ATGCACCCCCACGCTCATTGGCTCGGCATCGCCGGCCTGACCCCTTTCTGGGGTCTGCCGCTGTTGGCCGGACTGGACCTGATCACAGCGGACAGCGCCCGCTACGGGTTGATCGCCTACAGCGCCGTGATCCTCTCCTTTCTCGGAGGCATCCACTGGTATGCCGGAGTGATCGCCCAGTCGCGCCCGACCCAAACCTACGTGGCGATGCTGCCCAGTATTGTCGCCTGGCTGGCGCTGGTACTGCTGCCCACCGGGCTGGCTCTGCTGGTGCTGCCTGTGGCCTTTGTCGCCCTGCTGCTGTACGACTTCCGCACCCTCAACCCGCCACCGGGCTACTGGAACCTGCGCGGCGTCCTGACCGCCGTGGCGGTGTTGTGCCACGGTTGGGCAGCGCTGCTGCACTGA
- a CDS encoding DUF3541 domain-containing protein has product MLNRLRHSLVALVLLVLPAYADPVTVADQIRHTYQTQLYTLPATKAGHFGLRMYRQSGDPKYAAAIWQDMARVASTLNQISAEFTTPDAMRQAGAQRLANYQDSDDDRRQARQQATADKPEYLVLGVSLLGAMARADEYGLKHRDDARLRALIRRFDFADYSEDPALVRVWAAQLANQVYWLRQLNEGEYVEGFVRAFRAAYPDVADSTLSEREYGNKIYGMTHLIFAASGYYQYPVRQSDHAWIYDYFRAEIDTILRRCKEDIIAEVGLSFLLAGLEDDPVVAKTRQAIAAAVDKQAGLIPSVTGSLNLKGGEHRNVLAVMLLDWQGVRPGPDVPANADWFAPLPYGLTAK; this is encoded by the coding sequence ATGTTGAACCGTCTGCGCCACAGCCTCGTTGCCCTGGTCCTGCTGGTACTGCCAGCCTACGCCGACCCCGTCACCGTGGCTGACCAGATCCGCCACACCTACCAAACCCAGCTCTACACCCTGCCCGCCACCAAGGCGGGGCATTTCGGTTTGCGCATGTACCGGCAAAGCGGTGATCCCAAGTACGCCGCCGCCATCTGGCAGGATATGGCCCGGGTGGCCAGCACCCTGAACCAGATCAGCGCAGAGTTCACCACGCCGGATGCGATGCGCCAGGCCGGTGCCCAACGCCTGGCCAACTATCAGGACAGCGACGACGACCGCCGCCAGGCGCGTCAGCAGGCCACCGCCGACAAACCGGAATACCTGGTGCTCGGTGTATCACTGCTGGGGGCAATGGCACGCGCTGACGAGTATGGTCTCAAACACCGGGACGATGCCCGCCTGCGCGCCCTGATACGCCGCTTCGACTTTGCGGATTACAGCGAAGATCCAGCACTGGTCCGGGTCTGGGCAGCGCAACTGGCCAACCAGGTCTACTGGCTGCGCCAACTCAATGAGGGGGAGTACGTGGAGGGGTTTGTGCGGGCGTTTCGTGCCGCGTACCCGGACGTCGCGGACAGCACCCTGTCGGAGCGCGAGTACGGCAACAAGATCTACGGCATGACTCACCTGATATTCGCCGCATCCGGGTACTACCAGTATCCGGTCAGGCAGAGCGACCACGCTTGGATCTACGACTACTTCCGGGCTGAAATCGACACCATTTTGCGACGCTGCAAGGAGGACATCATTGCCGAAGTGGGACTGAGCTTCCTGCTGGCGGGGCTGGAGGATGATCCGGTGGTGGCGAAAACCCGGCAGGCCATCGCAGCAGCGGTGGACAAGCAGGCGGGGTTGATCCCCTCCGTGACGGGCAGCCTCAATCTGAAAGGCGGAGAGCACCGCAACGTGCTGGCGGTGATGCTGCTGGATTGGCAGGGTGTTCGACCCGGCCCCGACGTACCGGCCAACGCCGACTGGTTTGCGCCCTTGCCCTATGGCCTGACAGCCAAGTAG
- the cyaY gene encoding iron donor protein CyaY, protein MALDHSQYHQLADAVLDHITATIDDADLDLDYEQAGNVLELECADDSQIIINKQEAMNQIWVATKFGGFHFSYEEGEWKDDRSGVELYGFLAEAITKQGGEVIRF, encoded by the coding sequence ATGGCCCTGGATCACAGCCAATACCACCAGCTCGCTGACGCGGTGCTGGACCACATCACCGCCACCATTGATGACGCCGACCTGGACCTCGATTATGAGCAGGCAGGGAACGTGCTGGAGCTGGAGTGCGCCGACGACAGCCAGATCATCATCAACAAACAGGAGGCGATGAATCAGATCTGGGTGGCCACCAAGTTCGGCGGCTTCCACTTCTCCTACGAGGAGGGCGAGTGGAAGGATGACCGCAGTGGCGTTGAGCTGTACGGCTTCCTGGCCGAAGCGATCACCAAGCAGGGCGGTGAGGTTATCCGCTTCTGA
- the lptM gene encoding LPS translocon maturation chaperone LptM, with protein sequence MQRLTLALLLLLGLAACGQKGPLYLPDEPDTNQTQTQTEPAPAEANNDQRN encoded by the coding sequence ATGCAACGACTCACCCTCGCACTGCTGTTGCTGCTTGGGCTTGCCGCTTGCGGCCAGAAAGGTCCGCTCTATCTGCCGGACGAGCCTGACACCAACCAGACCCAAACCCAGACGGAACCGGCTCCGGCCGAGGCCAATAACGACCAAAGGAATTGA
- the lysA gene encoding diaminopimelate decarboxylase: MDHFSYRQGALSAEEVPLAEVAAAYGTPCYVYSRATIERHFHAFDRAVGDHPHLICYAVKANSNLAVLNLLARLGSGFDIVSGGELARVIQAGGDPGKVVFSGVGKTADEMRQALQAGIYCFNVESEAELERLNEVAGAMGLKAPVSLRINPDVDAGTHPYISTGLKENKFGIAMARAEQVFQRAASLPNLQVKGADCHIGSQLTTLPPFIDALDRLLALVDRLAELGIVLSHLDVGGGLGVRYDEESPPLPDEYARALREHLGNRPLTLILEPGRAIMANAGVLLTEVAYLKTGEDRHFAIVDAAMNDLIRPSLYSAWQAIIPVEPRDGPHQTYDVVGPVCETGDFLGKGRELCIEPGDLLAVRSSGAYGFTMASNYNSRPRAAEVMVDGDAHHLIRARETVEQLWQGESLLP, encoded by the coding sequence TTGGACCATTTCAGCTATCGACAGGGAGCGCTGAGCGCTGAAGAGGTGCCCTTGGCCGAGGTTGCCGCGGCTTACGGCACCCCCTGCTACGTCTACTCCCGCGCCACCATTGAGCGCCACTTTCACGCTTTTGATCGGGCGGTGGGCGACCACCCGCACCTGATCTGTTACGCCGTTAAGGCCAACTCCAACCTGGCGGTATTGAACCTGCTGGCTCGTCTTGGCAGCGGCTTCGATATCGTATCCGGAGGGGAACTGGCCCGGGTGATCCAGGCTGGCGGTGACCCCGGCAAAGTGGTGTTCTCCGGCGTCGGTAAAACCGCCGACGAGATGCGCCAGGCCCTGCAGGCCGGGATCTACTGCTTTAACGTGGAATCGGAAGCGGAACTGGAGCGCCTCAACGAGGTGGCCGGTGCCATGGGCCTGAAAGCGCCCGTGTCCCTGCGCATCAATCCCGATGTGGACGCCGGCACCCACCCCTACATCTCCACCGGCCTGAAAGAGAACAAGTTCGGCATCGCCATGGCGCGGGCGGAGCAGGTATTCCAGCGTGCAGCCAGCCTGCCGAACCTGCAAGTCAAAGGAGCCGACTGCCATATCGGCAGCCAGCTCACCACCCTGCCGCCCTTTATTGACGCCCTCGACCGCCTGCTGGCGCTGGTGGACCGTCTGGCGGAGCTGGGCATTGTGCTGTCCCACCTGGATGTGGGTGGCGGTCTCGGCGTGCGTTACGACGAAGAATCGCCGCCACTGCCGGACGAGTATGCCCGCGCCCTGCGCGAGCATCTGGGCAACCGGCCCCTGACCCTGATCCTGGAGCCGGGCCGCGCCATCATGGCCAACGCCGGGGTACTGCTCACCGAGGTGGCCTACCTCAAGACCGGGGAAGACCGCCACTTCGCCATCGTCGATGCGGCCATGAACGACCTGATCCGCCCCAGCCTCTACAGCGCCTGGCAGGCGATCATCCCGGTTGAGCCCCGCGACGGCCCCCATCAGACCTACGATGTGGTGGGCCCGGTGTGTGAAACCGGCGACTTCCTCGGCAAAGGGCGCGAACTGTGCATCGAGCCGGGTGACCTGCTGGCCGTCCGCAGCTCCGGGGCTTACGGCTTTACCATGGCATCCAACTACAACAGTCGGCCCCGGGCCGCCGAGGTGATGGTGGACGGTGACGCCCACCACCTGATCCGCGCACGGGAAACCGTGGAACAACTGTGGCAAGGCGAAAGCCTCCTGCCGTAA
- the dapF gene encoding diaminopimelate epimerase, protein MIHFSKMHGLGNDFMVVDGVTQNLYLSPDKIRQLADRHLGIGFDQLLVVEPPYDPEQDFHYRIFNADGSEVEQCGNGARCFARFVRLKGLTHKNRIQVSTQGGPLVLDLDGEDRVTVNMGVPNFEPASLPFRANKVEKTYLLPTDVQTVLAGAVSMGNPHCVIRVEDIDSAPVESVGPLLERHDRFPKGVNVGFMQVMNPNHIRLRVFERGAGETQACGTGACAAAVVGQFQGLLGDRVRVDLPGGSLHIRWAGEGKPVYMTGPAVHVYDGQIEL, encoded by the coding sequence TTGATACATTTCAGCAAGATGCACGGGCTCGGCAACGACTTTATGGTGGTGGATGGGGTCACCCAGAACCTCTATCTGTCGCCGGACAAGATCCGCCAGTTGGCGGATCGCCACCTCGGCATCGGCTTCGATCAACTGCTGGTGGTGGAACCGCCCTACGATCCGGAACAGGACTTTCACTACCGCATCTTCAACGCCGATGGCAGTGAAGTGGAGCAGTGCGGCAATGGCGCGCGCTGTTTCGCCCGTTTTGTCCGGCTGAAGGGGCTGACCCACAAGAACCGCATCCAGGTCTCCACCCAGGGCGGCCCACTGGTGCTCGACCTCGATGGCGAGGACCGTGTGACCGTCAATATGGGCGTGCCCAACTTCGAGCCGGCATCACTGCCGTTTCGCGCCAACAAGGTGGAGAAAACCTATCTGCTGCCCACCGACGTGCAAACCGTACTGGCGGGCGCCGTGTCGATGGGCAATCCGCACTGCGTGATCCGGGTGGAGGATATCGACAGCGCCCCGGTGGAGAGCGTTGGCCCGCTGCTGGAGCGGCATGACCGCTTCCCCAAAGGGGTGAACGTGGGCTTTATGCAGGTGATGAACCCCAACCACATCCGCCTGCGGGTGTTTGAACGGGGGGCCGGCGAAACCCAGGCCTGTGGCACCGGCGCCTGTGCGGCCGCCGTAGTGGGCCAGTTCCAGGGCCTGCTGGGCGACAGAGTGCGGGTGGATCTGCCGGGCGGCAGTCTGCACATCCGCTGGGCCGGCGAGGGCAAACCGGTGTACATGACCGGCCCGGCTGTACACGTCTACGACGGACAGATCGAACTATGA
- a CDS encoding DUF484 family protein codes for MSHGLTDPSQLDPILVREYLLDHPDFFTRYPDLLVSMRIPHPERGTVSLVERQMMMLRQRVGQLEEEITSLLAIAARNEEIYRFYGKLIFDLLACESLDQLQREMAEQLRQRFRFGRVRLHVARPANEFEHEAMHGILRRRLSSDNYYLGRLPAAEAQLMVGLETGSVALIGLGEHNNWHGVVAIASHDPGHFVADMDTLLLDQLKHLLTYQVKQLLANE; via the coding sequence ATGAGTCATGGATTGACCGACCCCAGCCAGCTGGATCCGATCCTGGTGCGTGAGTACCTGCTGGATCATCCGGACTTCTTTACCCGCTACCCGGACCTGCTGGTGTCGATGCGCATCCCCCATCCGGAGCGGGGAACGGTGTCCCTGGTGGAGCGGCAGATGATGATGCTGCGCCAGCGGGTCGGACAGCTGGAGGAGGAGATCACCTCGCTGTTGGCGATCGCCGCCCGCAACGAAGAGATCTACCGCTTCTACGGCAAGCTGATCTTTGATCTGCTGGCCTGTGAGTCGCTGGATCAACTGCAACGGGAGATGGCCGAGCAGCTGCGTCAGCGCTTTCGCTTTGGTCGGGTTCGGCTGCACGTCGCTCGTCCCGCCAACGAGTTTGAACACGAGGCGATGCACGGCATCCTGCGCCGCCGCCTCAGCAGTGACAACTACTACCTGGGGCGCCTGCCGGCGGCCGAAGCGCAGCTGATGGTCGGTCTGGAAACCGGCTCCGTGGCTCTAATCGGACTGGGTGAGCACAACAACTGGCACGGCGTGGTGGCCATCGCCTCCCACGACCCCGGCCACTTTGTTGCCGACATGGACACCCTGCTGCTGGACCAGCTCAAGCATCTGCTGACTTACCAGGTCAAGCAACTGCTGGCCAATGAATAA
- the xerC gene encoding tyrosine recombinase XerC, producing MNNALQAFRGYLENERQYSAYTVRNYLKELERALPLLQAQGLTDWQGLRTQHCQALLAKLHRQGLSPRSLSLTLSALRQLIKFLLREGTLTHDPMVGVQAPKQGRPLPKNLDVDQVNRLLELNDDDPLVIRDRAMMELFYSSGLRLAELVALDCPQLSLTDREVRVMGKGGKERILPVGNKASEWLAKYLALRPALLKGKECAALFLSNRGSRISRRSVQARLTEWGQSQALDSKVHPHKLRHSFATHLLEASKDLRAVQELLGHANLSTTQIYTHLDFQHLASVYDTAHPRAKKK from the coding sequence ATGAATAACGCACTGCAGGCGTTCCGGGGCTACCTCGAAAACGAGCGTCAGTACTCGGCGTACACGGTACGCAACTACCTCAAAGAGCTGGAGCGCGCCCTGCCGCTGTTGCAGGCCCAGGGCCTGACCGACTGGCAAGGCCTGCGCACCCAGCACTGCCAGGCCCTGCTGGCCAAACTGCATCGCCAGGGGCTGTCGCCCCGCTCACTGTCGCTGACCCTCTCGGCACTGCGCCAGCTGATCAAATTCCTGCTGCGCGAAGGCACCCTCACTCACGACCCCATGGTCGGCGTGCAAGCGCCGAAGCAGGGGCGGCCACTGCCGAAAAATCTGGATGTGGACCAGGTCAACCGCCTGCTGGAGCTGAATGACGATGACCCGCTGGTTATCCGTGACCGCGCCATGATGGAGCTGTTCTACTCCTCCGGCCTGCGTCTGGCGGAGCTGGTGGCGCTGGATTGCCCACAGCTCAGTCTCACAGATCGTGAGGTGCGGGTGATGGGGAAAGGGGGCAAGGAGCGGATCCTGCCGGTGGGTAATAAAGCCTCTGAGTGGCTGGCCAAATACCTGGCATTGCGCCCCGCGCTGCTCAAGGGCAAAGAGTGTGCGGCCCTGTTTCTCTCCAACCGCGGCAGCCGCATCAGCCGTCGCAGCGTGCAGGCCCGACTGACCGAGTGGGGCCAGTCTCAGGCCCTCGACAGCAAGGTGCATCCCCACAAGTTGCGCCACAGCTTTGCAACGCACCTGCTGGAAGCCTCAAAGGACCTGCGCGCGGTGCAGGAGCTGCTGGGCCACGCCAACCTCTCCACCACCCAGATCTACACCCACCTGGATTTTCAGCACCTGGCCTCGGTGTACGACACCGCCCACCCCCGCGCCAAAAAGAAGTGA
- a CDS encoding NAD(P)H-binding protein, which yields MTTVFVTGASGALGQALIQQLSDTGLTVIAGSRTPKPQPGIQAVAFDYDRPQTFEALKGVDKLVMIPRPADVIADQVMIPVIEAAKAAGVKQIVLSTALGVDANEEAPLRKVERALFASGLDYTVVRPSWFFDNFLKPGEVASIRQGVLVAPASDGKGSFIAARDIAAAIIAALLDSRHNGAAYTLTGPQAVTHAEVAAALSSALGHKVSHLDIAPVEYGALLTKAGLTDSQVGFYQFLYELTRIGVFGAVTSDLEAMTGQPGQDLAGFVAEHLGAWQ from the coding sequence ATGACAACCGTCTTCGTTACCGGCGCGTCCGGCGCCCTGGGCCAGGCCCTTATCCAACAGTTGAGCGACACCGGGCTGACCGTGATTGCTGGCAGTCGTACCCCGAAACCGCAGCCTGGAATTCAGGCGGTGGCCTTTGACTATGACCGCCCGCAGACCTTCGAAGCTCTGAAGGGCGTCGACAAGCTGGTGATGATTCCCCGCCCGGCAGATGTCATTGCCGATCAGGTGATGATCCCGGTTATCGAAGCGGCCAAAGCCGCCGGGGTAAAACAGATCGTGCTGTCCACAGCATTGGGAGTGGATGCCAATGAGGAAGCGCCCCTGCGCAAGGTGGAGAGGGCGCTGTTTGCCAGCGGGCTGGATTACACCGTGGTGCGCCCCAGCTGGTTCTTCGATAACTTCCTGAAACCCGGCGAGGTGGCCAGCATTCGTCAGGGGGTTTTGGTGGCGCCGGCCAGCGACGGCAAAGGGTCCTTTATCGCGGCCCGGGACATTGCCGCGGCCATCATTGCCGCCCTGCTGGATTCCCGCCATAACGGCGCGGCTTACACACTGACCGGCCCGCAGGCGGTGACCCACGCCGAAGTGGCTGCCGCACTGTCGTCGGCATTGGGGCATAAGGTAAGCCACCTGGATATCGCGCCTGTCGAGTATGGTGCGCTACTGACCAAGGCGGGTTTGACGGATTCCCAGGTGGGTTTCTACCAGTTCCTGTATGAACTGACCCGGATCGGGGTGTTCGGTGCTGTGACCTCAGATCTGGAAGCGATGACCGGACAGCCCGGACAGGATCTGGCTGGCTTTGTCGCCGAGCATCTCGGGGCCTGGCAGTAA